A stretch of DNA from Mercenaria mercenaria strain notata unplaced genomic scaffold, MADL_Memer_1 contig_1803, whole genome shotgun sequence:
ATTTCACCAAATAAGCTCTGGCAATACCAACTAATAATCAGACAGCCAAAACTACTGCAGATGCATTCTACAACCACTTCATTGTCAACTATGGAATTCCATCTAAATTACATACAGATCAAGGTGCCAACTTTGAGTCAGACTTAATCAAAAAATTATGCCATATTACAGGAATGAGAAAAACAAGATCGACACCATACCACGCAATGGGAAATGGCTTCACCGAACGCTGGAACAGAACATTACTAGATATGTTAGACACATTAAAACCATCAAAGAAGCCTGATTGGAAGAATTACATCCCATCATTAGTATACGCTTACAATTGTACCAAAGATGAAAGTACGAAAACATTACCATTCGAACTTATGCTCGGAAGAAAGCCCAAGTTACCTATTGACGCAGTGTTCGAAACTTCAGACATTGAACAGCCAACATCTAAAACAACAAAAGACTACATCCAGAACTTGAAGAAAAGAATGCAGACTACACAAGAAATAGCAAAGAAGTACACGGACAAAGCCAGAGAGAAACAAAAGAACAATACGACAAGAAAGCTACGGCATCCAGAATTTCAGTAGGAGATAAAGTCCTCATTAAAATCCTTGCATTTGATGGAAAGCACAAGATAGCAGATACGTTTGAAAAGAGGTGTACGAAGTAGTAGAACAGCCTAGATTAGAAA
This window harbors:
- the LOC128551885 gene encoding uncharacterized protein LOC128551885; protein product: MGNGFTERWNRTLLDMLDTLKPSKKPDWKNYIPSLVYAYNCTKDESTKTLPFELMLGRKPKLPIDAVFETSDIEQPTSKTTKDYIQNLKKRMQTTQEIAKKYTDKAREKQKNNTTRKLRHPEFHGDAHIPEIIEKVNKVDRKKESRTEELEREMHVKEVDETRKHTGDEIHGSQIDKIT